One window of the Pyrus communis chromosome 17, drPyrComm1.1, whole genome shotgun sequence genome contains the following:
- the LOC137723577 gene encoding acyl-CoA-binding domain-containing protein 4-like isoform X1 codes for MGSLGGEAARKKAMWLYPKIMGFNPSERWGHSACYSHGVLYIFGGCCGGMHFSDVLVLDLEKMVRITLVSTGQGPGPRDSHSAVVLGHKMIVFGGTNGSKKVNDLHILNLVTKVWTRPECTGTPPSPRESHTATLVGDDKLVIFGGSGEGKGNYLNDLHVLDLNTMRWTSPEVKGDIPVPRDSHSTIAMGKKLLVYGGDRGDRYYGGVDMLDMNTLTWSRLAVQGSSPGARAGHAAVNIGTKVYVIGGVGDKHYYNDVWVLDVITCSWTQLETCGQQPQGRFSHTAVVTDSDIAVYGGCGEDERPLNELLVLHLGAEHPNGRYNVSMCKTFGSHWNQDRRRISKGADFNTQKTTLMGNHVAVRETTHEPESEPKQSLRFKSDTLHPKRRRTTSTKSIDLESEQEEHSLSLSQHSSPSHSDQEQVPNPKVVDSSPGSRGFHLFKKFNHSPSNSQSPNVTSNHKDIRNSAQRSADFNLLGEHQTELKREPYLHANFGRPSMEFQAVESKHFEAGPIQNMMGAEVQGKVDGAFDSGFLMTAMVNGRLYRGVLFAPGPEIISRRPNFASTSQVPISEVKPFPNSNHLEPPLKLSEQPMRNSMPGSGLGLSQPQATRPFLPVRANPSVAKERSDLPGVFLTLGGPGS; via the exons atggggTCTTTGGGAGGTGAAGCTGCAAGGAAGAAGGCAATGTGGCTCTATCCAAAGATAATGGGATTTAATCCTTCTGAAAGATGGGGGCACTCTGCCTGCTATTCTCATGGGGTTTTGTATATTTTTGGG GGATGTTGCGGCGGCATGCATTTCAGCGATGTTCTTGTGCTTGATCTTGAGAAAATGGTAAGGATCACTCTTGTGTCAACTGGTCAAGGGCCTGGTCCCAGAGACAGCCATAGTGCCGTTGTTCTAGGGCACAAGATGATAGTTTTCGGGGGAACAAATGGCTCTAAGAAGGTAAATGATCTTCATATACTGAATCTTGTGACCAAAGTATGGACACGGCCAGAATGTACAGGTACTCCACCTTCACCCCGCGAAAGTCACACTGCCACCCTTGTTGGTGACGATAAATTAGTGATATTCGGGGGTAGCGGAGAGGGTAAAGGAAATTACTTGAATGATCTTCATGTCCTAGATCTCAATACCATGAGATGGACTTCCCCTGAGGTGAAGGGCGATATTCCTGTCCCTCGAGACAGTCATAGCACAATTGCGATGGGGAAGAAGCTTCTTGTGTATGGCGGGGACCGTGGTGATAGGTATTATGGTGGCGTAGATATGCTTGACATGAACACACTGACTTGGTCAAGG TTGGCTGTTCAAGGATCTTCACCGGGTGCCAGGGCAGGTCATGCAGCTGTTAATATCGGGACAAAG GTTTATGTCATTGGAGGGGTTGGAGACAAACATTATTACAACGATGTTTGGGTCCTAGATGTGATTACTTGTTCGTGGACTCAACTTGAAACATGCGGCCAACAGCCACAAGGGCGATTCTCTCATACTGCTGTTGTTACAGATTCTGACATTGCCGTCTACGGAGG GTGTGGGGAGGATGAGCGCCCTCTGAATGAGTTGTTGGTGTTGCATCTTGGAGCAGAACATCCCAACGGTCGTTACAATGTTTCCATGTGCAAAACTTTTGGAAGCCATTGGAACCAAGATAGGCGGAGGATCTCAAAAGGAGCAGATTTTAACACG CAGAAAACTACGCTAATGGGGAATCATGTAGCAGTACGAGAGACAACACACGAACCAGAATCAGAACCCAAACAATCTCTCCGGTTCAAATCAG ATACTTTACATCCAAAGAGGAGAAGAACCACAAGTACAAAATCAATAGACCTCGAATCAGAGCAAGAGGagcattctctatcactctcccAGCATTCGTCACCATCACACTCTGATCAAGAACAGGTCCCGAATCCTAAAGTTGTTGATTCCTCCCCAGGTTCTCGAGGTTTTCATCTGTTTAAGAAATTCAATCATAGTCCGAGCAATAGCCAATCTCCCAATGTCACAAGCAACCATAAAGATATTAGAAATTCTGCACAAAGATCTGCAGACTTTAACTTGTTAGGAGAGCATCAAACTGAACTGAAGCGAGAACCGTATCTTCATGCCAACTTTGGTAGACCAAGTATGGAATTTCAAGCGGTAGAATCGAAACACTTTGAGGCAGGGCCTATTCAGAACATG ATGGGTGCTGAGGTTCAAGGCAAAGTTGATGGAGCATTCGACTCGGGTTTCCTAATGACCGCGATGGTTAATGGAAGGCTTTATAGAGGAGTCTTATTTGCACCA GGACCCGAGATCATCTCAAGGCGGCCAAATTTCGCTTCAACAAGCCAAGTTCCCATTTCTGAGGTAAAACCATTTCCAAACTCGAATCATTTGGAGCCACCTTTGAAGCTATCCGAGCAGCCAATGAGGAATTCCATGCCGGGGTCCGGCCTAGGCCTCAGTCAACCTCAGGCGACTCGACCATTTTTGCCCGTTCGAGCCAATCCATCTGTAGCCAAGGAAAGAAGTGATCTTCCTGGCGTGTTTTTAACACTTGGAGGACCAGGAAGTTAA
- the LOC137723577 gene encoding acyl-CoA-binding domain-containing protein 4-like isoform X2, whose protein sequence is MGSLGGEAARKKAMWLYPKIMGFNPSERWGHSACYSHGVLYIFGGCCGGMHFSDVLVLDLEKMVRITLVSTGQGPGPRDSHSAVVLGHKMIVFGGTNGSKKVNDLHILNLVTKVWTRPECTGTPPSPRESHTATLVGDDKLVIFGGSGEGKGNYLNDLHVLDLNTMRWTSPEVKGDIPVPRDSHSTIAMGKKLLVYGGDRGDRYYGGVDMLDMNTLTWSRLAVQGSSPGARAGHAAVNIGTKVYVIGGVGDKHYYNDVWVLDVITCSWTQLETCGQQPQGRFSHTAVVTDSDIAVYGGCGEDERPLNELLVLHLGAEHPNGRYNVSMCKTFGSHWNQDRRRISKGADFNTKTTLMGNHVAVRETTHEPESEPKQSLRFKSDTLHPKRRRTTSTKSIDLESEQEEHSLSLSQHSSPSHSDQEQVPNPKVVDSSPGSRGFHLFKKFNHSPSNSQSPNVTSNHKDIRNSAQRSADFNLLGEHQTELKREPYLHANFGRPSMEFQAVESKHFEAGPIQNMMGAEVQGKVDGAFDSGFLMTAMVNGRLYRGVLFAPGPEIISRRPNFASTSQVPISEVKPFPNSNHLEPPLKLSEQPMRNSMPGSGLGLSQPQATRPFLPVRANPSVAKERSDLPGVFLTLGGPGS, encoded by the exons atggggTCTTTGGGAGGTGAAGCTGCAAGGAAGAAGGCAATGTGGCTCTATCCAAAGATAATGGGATTTAATCCTTCTGAAAGATGGGGGCACTCTGCCTGCTATTCTCATGGGGTTTTGTATATTTTTGGG GGATGTTGCGGCGGCATGCATTTCAGCGATGTTCTTGTGCTTGATCTTGAGAAAATGGTAAGGATCACTCTTGTGTCAACTGGTCAAGGGCCTGGTCCCAGAGACAGCCATAGTGCCGTTGTTCTAGGGCACAAGATGATAGTTTTCGGGGGAACAAATGGCTCTAAGAAGGTAAATGATCTTCATATACTGAATCTTGTGACCAAAGTATGGACACGGCCAGAATGTACAGGTACTCCACCTTCACCCCGCGAAAGTCACACTGCCACCCTTGTTGGTGACGATAAATTAGTGATATTCGGGGGTAGCGGAGAGGGTAAAGGAAATTACTTGAATGATCTTCATGTCCTAGATCTCAATACCATGAGATGGACTTCCCCTGAGGTGAAGGGCGATATTCCTGTCCCTCGAGACAGTCATAGCACAATTGCGATGGGGAAGAAGCTTCTTGTGTATGGCGGGGACCGTGGTGATAGGTATTATGGTGGCGTAGATATGCTTGACATGAACACACTGACTTGGTCAAGG TTGGCTGTTCAAGGATCTTCACCGGGTGCCAGGGCAGGTCATGCAGCTGTTAATATCGGGACAAAG GTTTATGTCATTGGAGGGGTTGGAGACAAACATTATTACAACGATGTTTGGGTCCTAGATGTGATTACTTGTTCGTGGACTCAACTTGAAACATGCGGCCAACAGCCACAAGGGCGATTCTCTCATACTGCTGTTGTTACAGATTCTGACATTGCCGTCTACGGAGG GTGTGGGGAGGATGAGCGCCCTCTGAATGAGTTGTTGGTGTTGCATCTTGGAGCAGAACATCCCAACGGTCGTTACAATGTTTCCATGTGCAAAACTTTTGGAAGCCATTGGAACCAAGATAGGCGGAGGATCTCAAAAGGAGCAGATTTTAACACG AAAACTACGCTAATGGGGAATCATGTAGCAGTACGAGAGACAACACACGAACCAGAATCAGAACCCAAACAATCTCTCCGGTTCAAATCAG ATACTTTACATCCAAAGAGGAGAAGAACCACAAGTACAAAATCAATAGACCTCGAATCAGAGCAAGAGGagcattctctatcactctcccAGCATTCGTCACCATCACACTCTGATCAAGAACAGGTCCCGAATCCTAAAGTTGTTGATTCCTCCCCAGGTTCTCGAGGTTTTCATCTGTTTAAGAAATTCAATCATAGTCCGAGCAATAGCCAATCTCCCAATGTCACAAGCAACCATAAAGATATTAGAAATTCTGCACAAAGATCTGCAGACTTTAACTTGTTAGGAGAGCATCAAACTGAACTGAAGCGAGAACCGTATCTTCATGCCAACTTTGGTAGACCAAGTATGGAATTTCAAGCGGTAGAATCGAAACACTTTGAGGCAGGGCCTATTCAGAACATG ATGGGTGCTGAGGTTCAAGGCAAAGTTGATGGAGCATTCGACTCGGGTTTCCTAATGACCGCGATGGTTAATGGAAGGCTTTATAGAGGAGTCTTATTTGCACCA GGACCCGAGATCATCTCAAGGCGGCCAAATTTCGCTTCAACAAGCCAAGTTCCCATTTCTGAGGTAAAACCATTTCCAAACTCGAATCATTTGGAGCCACCTTTGAAGCTATCCGAGCAGCCAATGAGGAATTCCATGCCGGGGTCCGGCCTAGGCCTCAGTCAACCTCAGGCGACTCGACCATTTTTGCCCGTTCGAGCCAATCCATCTGTAGCCAAGGAAAGAAGTGATCTTCCTGGCGTGTTTTTAACACTTGGAGGACCAGGAAGTTAA